A genomic stretch from Arachis stenosperma cultivar V10309 chromosome 3, arast.V10309.gnm1.PFL2, whole genome shotgun sequence includes:
- the LOC130968118 gene encoding uncharacterized protein LOC130968118 isoform X1 — translation MDDGPAKLNIIPDHFQVPTSSQESPENTSSSITEPQTDQSPRSPHHLRTRRKLKTALMLSLFSPRRLSWVSSNEGQEKVELTVAEVESLRSELTDIEEREAHLKARVEHVDEVLRSARLSGYLYIRTRWEALPGEPPPIDDTEVDDWLPRFVVLHGECIFLYLLCTDLSPQDSTLLSDIIEVGRLPSFKRDDEIQYAFYILTQLGLRYECSSNSKIQVDCWLSALQTDCKLESDTSIPNVWIKM, via the exons ATGGATGATGGTCCTGCAAAATTAAATATCATTCCTGATCACTTTCAAGTTCCAACATCAAGTCAAGAATCTCCTGAAAACACATCATCGTCTATTACAGAACCTCAAACTGATCAATCCCCAAG GTCCCCACACCATTTGCGGACCCGAAGGAAATTAAAGACGGCTTTGATGCTGAGCTTGTTTTCTCCGAGGCGGCTCTCATGGGTTTCCAGTAATGAAGGTCAGGAGAAG GTAGAACTAACTGTTGCAGAAGTAGAGTCACTTCGATCTGAACTTACTGATATAGAGGAGAGGGAAGCTCATTTGAAAGCTCG AGTGGAACATGTTGATGAAGTTTTGCGGTCAGCACGTCTATCTGGCTACTTATACATCCGAACT AGATGGGAAGCCCTACCAGGCGAACCTCCACCTATAGATGATACAGAAGTAGATGATTGGCTTCCTCGCTTTGTTGTTCTCCACGGAGAATGTATATTCTTATATTTGTTGTGTACAG ATCTAAGTCCTCAGGACTCAACCCTTCTATCGGACATCATTGAGGTAGGGAGGTTACCAAGTTTCAAACGTGATGATGAGATTCAATATGCCTTTTATATTTTGACTCAGCTCGGATTACGTTATGAGTGCTCAAGCAATTCTAAGATACAG GTGGACTGTTGGTTATCAGCTCTTCAAACTGACTGTAAATTGGAATCTGATACATCAATTCCAAATGTTTGGATTAAGATGTAA
- the LOC130968118 gene encoding uncharacterized protein LOC130968118 isoform X2: protein MLSLFSPRRLSWVSSNEGQEKVELTVAEVESLRSELTDIEEREAHLKARVEHVDEVLRSARLSGYLYIRTRWEALPGEPPPIDDTEVDDWLPRFVVLHGECIFLYLLCTDLSPQDSTLLSDIIEVGRLPSFKRDDEIQYAFYILTQLGLRYECSSNSKIQVDCWLSALQTDCKLESDTSIPNVWIKM, encoded by the exons ATGCTGAGCTTGTTTTCTCCGAGGCGGCTCTCATGGGTTTCCAGTAATGAAGGTCAGGAGAAG GTAGAACTAACTGTTGCAGAAGTAGAGTCACTTCGATCTGAACTTACTGATATAGAGGAGAGGGAAGCTCATTTGAAAGCTCG AGTGGAACATGTTGATGAAGTTTTGCGGTCAGCACGTCTATCTGGCTACTTATACATCCGAACT AGATGGGAAGCCCTACCAGGCGAACCTCCACCTATAGATGATACAGAAGTAGATGATTGGCTTCCTCGCTTTGTTGTTCTCCACGGAGAATGTATATTCTTATATTTGTTGTGTACAG ATCTAAGTCCTCAGGACTCAACCCTTCTATCGGACATCATTGAGGTAGGGAGGTTACCAAGTTTCAAACGTGATGATGAGATTCAATATGCCTTTTATATTTTGACTCAGCTCGGATTACGTTATGAGTGCTCAAGCAATTCTAAGATACAG GTGGACTGTTGGTTATCAGCTCTTCAAACTGACTGTAAATTGGAATCTGATACATCAATTCCAAATGTTTGGATTAAGATGTAA